In the Candidatus Electrothrix sp. GW3-4 genome, one interval contains:
- a CDS encoding TMEM43 family protein: MISVASDQVNPANEGKLIHLSDKAFTEETLTDPVFGVSDTALRLRRKVEMYQWQESSKSETQKKLGGGTETVTTYSYSKEWADSVIRSSSFKKPGGHENPGSMPYSSEEQTAKQVTLGAFQLSTSQVQRINQFEPLAVNGDTALAENLDERMTRQTHGFYLGADPGSPQVGDVRIQFESVKPTEVSMVAQQSGSRLEPYHAQAGGNIELLQIGMHSAEAMFQKAQTDNKILTWILRAVGFFLMMIGLNMIFKLFSVLADVLPFLGNIVEAGTGFIAFLLAAVLSLITIAIAWIVFRPLLGIILLAVAVGLIVLIGGKMKAAKASKTNQAGAAGGAGAVPPPPPSA; encoded by the coding sequence GTGATCAGTGTAGCCTCAGATCAGGTCAACCCGGCCAATGAGGGCAAGCTGATCCACCTCAGTGATAAGGCCTTTACTGAGGAGACCTTGACCGACCCGGTCTTTGGGGTCTCGGATACGGCCCTGCGGCTGCGGCGCAAGGTGGAGATGTATCAGTGGCAGGAAAGTTCGAAGAGTGAGACCCAAAAAAAGCTCGGCGGCGGCACGGAGACCGTGACCACCTACTCGTACAGCAAGGAGTGGGCTGACAGCGTTATTCGGTCTTCCAGTTTCAAGAAGCCTGGAGGACACGAGAACCCCGGCTCCATGCCCTATAGCTCAGAGGAGCAGACCGCAAAGCAGGTCACCCTGGGCGCCTTTCAGCTCTCGACCTCCCAGGTCCAGCGGATCAACCAGTTTGAGCCCCTTGCTGTCAATGGCGATACGGCCTTGGCGGAGAACCTGGATGAGAGGATGACGCGGCAGACGCATGGTTTCTACCTGGGTGCAGACCCTGGTTCGCCCCAGGTCGGCGATGTCCGGATTCAGTTCGAGTCAGTTAAGCCCACTGAGGTGAGTATGGTTGCCCAACAGAGCGGCAGCAGGCTTGAGCCGTATCATGCCCAGGCCGGGGGGAATATTGAACTCCTGCAGATCGGTATGCACTCGGCAGAGGCCATGTTTCAGAAGGCCCAGACCGATAATAAGATCCTGACCTGGATCCTGCGGGCTGTGGGTTTTTTCCTGATGATGATCGGCCTTAACATGATCTTTAAGCTCTTTTCGGTCTTGGCCGATGTCCTGCCCTTTCTGGGTAACATCGTTGAGGCAGGCACCGGCTTTATTGCCTTTCTCCTGGCAGCGGTCCTGTCCCTGATCACCATCGCCATAGCCTGGATCGTCTTCCGGCCCCTGCTGGGGATTATCCTCTTGGCCGTGGCTGTTGGCCTGATCGTCCTGATCGGTGGCAAGATGAAGGCGGCCAAGGCAAGTAAGACCAATCAGGCTGGTGCGGCAGGTGGAGCTGGGGCCGTGCCTCCTCCGCCACCTTCAGCATAA
- a CDS encoding efflux RND transporter permease subunit — translation MIISDLAVKKSISVLVLAALILVMGTYSYLTLPREAEPDVSIPHVFISTAYRGVAPGDIESSITIEIENKLKSLDGVKNVKSVSSEGESLIDVEFSTGVDIDDALRKVKDKVDEAKGELPTDLEDDPYVFEVNISEMPILIFSLAGTCGQRCLKEIADTLEDEIEGVPGVLDVEITGAREREIRVEFYPEKLAYYGLSIPAVQAAVQGENSNTSGGALHMGDGKFQVRIPGEFTTPEELYDLVIGTHDGQPVYARNVAQVLDSFKEETSRSRLNGLPAVNIVVKKRSGENIIAIADAVEEILAKRQPGWPTGTTITKVLDKAKDTKSLVADLENNILSGLVLVVVVIFFAMGIRNALLVSMAIPFSMLLSFMILQALGITLNMVVLFSLILALGMLVDNAIVIIENIYRFMEQGVPRTEAAMKATSEVAMPVIGSTLTTLAVFSPMLFWPGIMGEFMGYLPLTLIITLSSSLFVALVINPALASLFMKSAKQVGSVSSAEVEASGEQPVVIRGPLLRPYAGLLRFCLNHPLALIAAAVFLLIFMFQGWLLVVGIEKPVEFFPDLEPKGIYVNTDMPEGADLNYIDSILRQIEEAVTGTRKGSSESSASPSDLNNVKIIYSRAVSSTGGGSAFEPNTPNHVGVRFLDLTDRSRSSYETVEEIRTRIKDIAGAKITVAMEAEGPPTGAPINIELSGDNFTVLGSLAKEIRAALEKIPHVEDIQDNYVEGMPSIRIRIDRQKAALFGLNTSAIGSAIKTSYNGLAISSFREGNEDYDITVQLPEKDRQVDNVLREFMIPTPTGVIVPLSTLATVDYTGSLGNINRINNLRTVTVKANVDETKIPGPVVREQAEKLLAQMHLPPGYTVRFTGENQEQQESQAFLSRAFVIALFFIFLILVTQFNSVSQPFIIMSSVILSMGGAFFGLMLYRQPFGIIMTGIGVISLAGVVVNNAIVLIDYTNKLRASGLALLEAVISAGATRLRPVLLTAITTVLGLIPMVTGVSYDFRNLHISWVSESSQWWQSMAIVVIFGLLVATFLTLVVVPVLYFLIERSKEIFVAGREEVTQQRIKLYRVLAGEKERIHHLDGR, via the coding sequence ATGATCATCTCCGACCTTGCCGTTAAAAAAAGCATCTCTGTCCTGGTCCTGGCCGCCCTTATCCTGGTCATGGGCACCTACAGCTACCTTACCCTGCCCAGGGAGGCAGAGCCGGATGTCAGCATCCCCCATGTCTTTATCTCCACTGCCTACCGGGGCGTGGCCCCAGGCGATATCGAAAGCTCCATCACCATTGAGATTGAGAACAAACTCAAGAGCCTGGATGGGGTGAAAAATGTCAAGTCGGTGAGCTCCGAGGGCGAGTCCCTGATCGACGTGGAGTTCAGCACCGGGGTGGATATCGATGACGCCCTGCGCAAGGTCAAGGACAAGGTGGATGAGGCCAAGGGTGAGCTGCCCACGGATCTGGAAGACGACCCCTATGTCTTTGAGGTCAATATCTCGGAGATGCCGATCCTGATCTTTTCCCTGGCCGGGACCTGCGGCCAACGCTGCCTCAAGGAGATTGCCGATACCCTGGAAGACGAGATCGAAGGCGTGCCCGGCGTCTTGGACGTGGAGATCACCGGGGCCCGGGAGCGGGAGATCCGGGTGGAATTCTATCCGGAAAAACTGGCCTATTACGGCCTGAGTATCCCTGCGGTTCAGGCTGCGGTCCAGGGCGAGAACAGCAACACCTCGGGCGGGGCCCTCCATATGGGTGATGGCAAGTTCCAGGTCCGCATTCCTGGCGAGTTCACCACCCCGGAAGAGCTCTACGACCTGGTGATCGGGACCCATGACGGTCAGCCGGTCTATGCCCGCAATGTCGCCCAGGTCCTGGACAGCTTTAAGGAGGAGACCAGCCGTTCCCGGCTCAACGGCCTGCCTGCGGTCAATATCGTGGTCAAGAAGCGTTCCGGCGAGAATATTATCGCCATTGCCGATGCCGTGGAGGAGATCCTCGCCAAGAGGCAGCCGGGCTGGCCCACCGGCACCACCATCACCAAAGTCCTGGACAAGGCCAAAGACACCAAGAGCCTGGTCGCCGACCTGGAGAATAATATCCTCTCTGGCCTGGTCCTGGTGGTGGTGGTGATCTTCTTTGCCATGGGCATCCGCAATGCCCTCTTGGTCAGCATGGCCATCCCCTTTTCCATGCTCCTCTCCTTCATGATCCTCCAGGCCCTGGGCATCACCCTCAATATGGTGGTCCTGTTCAGCCTGATCCTGGCCCTGGGTATGCTGGTGGATAATGCCATCGTCATCATCGAGAACATCTACCGCTTCATGGAGCAGGGTGTTCCCAGAACAGAGGCGGCCATGAAGGCGACCTCTGAGGTGGCCATGCCGGTGATCGGCTCCACCCTGACCACCCTGGCCGTGTTTTCACCCATGCTCTTCTGGCCCGGCATCATGGGCGAATTCATGGGCTATCTCCCCCTGACCCTGATCATCACCCTCTCCTCCAGCCTCTTTGTGGCCCTGGTGATTAATCCGGCCCTGGCCTCCCTGTTTATGAAGAGCGCCAAACAGGTTGGCTCGGTCTCCTCCGCCGAGGTGGAGGCCAGCGGCGAACAACCCGTGGTCATCCGGGGACCGCTCCTGCGCCCCTATGCTGGCCTGTTGAGGTTCTGCCTCAACCATCCCTTGGCCCTGATTGCCGCTGCTGTCTTTCTCCTGATCTTCATGTTTCAGGGCTGGCTGCTGGTGGTGGGCATTGAAAAGCCGGTGGAGTTCTTCCCGGATCTTGAACCCAAGGGGATCTATGTTAATACGGACATGCCGGAAGGAGCCGACCTGAACTATATCGACAGCATCCTCCGCCAGATTGAAGAGGCCGTGACCGGGACCAGGAAAGGGAGCAGCGAATCGTCTGCCAGCCCCAGCGATCTGAACAACGTCAAGATCATCTACAGCCGGGCCGTCTCCTCCACTGGCGGCGGCTCTGCCTTTGAACCCAATACCCCTAACCATGTGGGGGTCCGTTTCCTGGACCTGACAGACCGCTCCCGCTCCTCCTACGAGACCGTAGAGGAGATCCGCACCCGGATCAAGGACATTGCCGGGGCCAAGATCACGGTGGCCATGGAGGCGGAAGGCCCGCCCACAGGCGCACCGATCAATATCGAGCTCAGCGGTGATAACTTTACTGTGCTTGGTTCACTTGCCAAAGAGATCAGGGCCGCCCTGGAGAAGATCCCCCATGTCGAAGATATCCAGGATAATTATGTCGAGGGCATGCCGTCGATCAGGATCAGGATCGACCGCCAGAAGGCCGCCCTGTTCGGGCTCAATACCAGCGCCATCGGCTCGGCCATCAAGACCTCCTATAATGGGCTGGCCATCTCCTCCTTCCGGGAGGGCAATGAGGACTATGACATCACTGTCCAGTTGCCAGAGAAGGACCGCCAGGTCGATAATGTGCTGCGCGAGTTCATGATCCCGACCCCAACTGGGGTCATTGTCCCCCTGTCCACCCTGGCCACTGTGGATTATACCGGTTCTCTGGGCAACATTAATCGGATCAACAACCTGCGCACCGTCACAGTCAAGGCCAATGTGGACGAGACCAAGATCCCCGGTCCTGTGGTCCGTGAGCAGGCCGAGAAGCTGCTGGCCCAGATGCACCTGCCGCCGGGCTACACGGTCCGCTTTACTGGCGAGAACCAGGAACAGCAGGAGTCCCAGGCCTTCCTCAGCCGGGCCTTTGTCATTGCCCTGTTCTTCATCTTCCTGATCCTGGTCACCCAGTTCAACTCGGTGAGCCAGCCCTTTATCATCATGAGCTCGGTAATCCTGTCCATGGGCGGGGCCTTTTTCGGCCTGATGCTCTACCGCCAACCCTTTGGCATCATCATGACCGGCATCGGGGTCATCTCCCTGGCCGGGGTGGTGGTGAACAACGCCATCGTCCTCATCGACTATACCAATAAGCTGCGGGCAAGCGGCCTTGCCCTGTTGGAGGCCGTGATCTCGGCCGGGGCCACCCGTCTGCGCCCGGTCCTGCTCACGGCCATCACCACGGTTCTGGGCCTGATCCCCATGGTTACCGGGGTGTCTTACGACTTCCGTAACCTGCACATCTCCTGGGTCAGCGAGTCCAGCCAGTGGTGGCAGTCCATGGCTATCGTCGTTATCTTTGGTCTGTTAGTGGCCACCTTCCTCACCTTGGTGGTGGTGCCGGTGCTCTATTTTCTCATCGAACGGAGTAAGGAGATCTTTGTTGCGGGAAGAGAGGAGGTTACCCAGCAGAGGATAAAGCTGTACAGGGTGTTGGCAGGGGAAAAAGAGAGGATCCACCACCTTGACGGGAGATAA
- a CDS encoding cold shock domain-containing protein → MRGVVTRFNEFRGYGFIKSDSDDDNEYFVHWSFIDSAGYKNLCKGDLVEFTPAYEPKGLQAQHVKIVEQKNDEPLMLKPNPFTPQQPITNPDRFAGREVPIINAVDCIFNHKNILITGERGIGKSSLAFQLSYLAGGEDTLLKRLNINTGNYQFQYLCPDHRCIPGHNLFNIIESLILSAVRALGIELSYEKITTELGIDVKFVKAIQKSEVENRPSNELITFFVDAIERIYSRSEGKFNGILFLIDEIDCLEDGDNLAAFLKASIESLNFKNYGNISFILAGVTGTLTELLLQHQSFSRLFENIELKRMTESELSEIITKSLAGTQVVMDSDVKTQVINLSDRFPEPIHLLGYHCFRFDQDMNIDHIDFERALNFIIRELKKQEFDNLYAIAKNSFGYPILKKIAYMKKSYFTVSDLSNELDVKESKVAGFIGDMVGKSIIIKAKGRLFRLKEPLFRIYLKWVL, encoded by the coding sequence ATGAGGGGGGTGGTTACTAGATTTAACGAATTTAGAGGGTATGGCTTTATAAAGTCAGACAGTGATGATGATAATGAATATTTTGTCCACTGGTCCTTTATTGATAGTGCTGGATATAAAAATTTATGCAAAGGGGATCTCGTTGAGTTTACACCTGCGTATGAGCCTAAAGGGTTGCAGGCTCAACATGTAAAGATTGTTGAGCAAAAGAACGATGAACCTTTAATGCTTAAACCAAACCCTTTTACTCCTCAGCAACCTATTACTAATCCTGATAGATTTGCAGGAAGAGAGGTTCCAATTATTAATGCTGTTGATTGTATATTTAATCATAAAAATATATTAATAACAGGTGAAAGGGGCATAGGGAAGAGTTCACTAGCTTTTCAGTTATCCTATTTGGCTGGAGGAGAAGACACTTTACTAAAAAGATTAAATATTAATACAGGTAATTATCAATTTCAATATCTGTGCCCGGATCATCGCTGTATCCCAGGGCATAATTTATTCAATATAATTGAGTCATTAATCCTGTCGGCAGTTAGGGCATTAGGAATCGAACTTAGCTATGAAAAAATAACAACAGAACTCGGGATTGATGTCAAGTTTGTAAAAGCAATCCAAAAAAGCGAGGTAGAAAATAGACCTTCAAACGAACTCATTACTTTTTTTGTTGATGCAATTGAAAGAATTTATTCCAGATCTGAAGGAAAATTTAATGGGATATTATTCTTAATAGATGAAATTGATTGCCTTGAGGATGGAGATAATTTAGCAGCTTTTTTAAAAGCATCAATTGAATCGTTAAATTTTAAGAATTATGGAAATATTTCTTTTATATTGGCTGGGGTAACAGGAACATTAACAGAACTTTTATTACAACACCAATCATTTTCCAGACTGTTTGAGAATATTGAACTGAAGAGAATGACCGAGTCAGAACTTTCCGAAATAATAACAAAATCTCTAGCAGGAACTCAAGTTGTTATGGATTCCGATGTGAAAACACAGGTTATCAATCTTTCGGATAGATTTCCAGAGCCAATACACCTCCTTGGATATCATTGTTTCAGATTCGATCAGGATATGAATATAGATCATATAGATTTTGAAAGAGCTCTAAATTTCATAATTAGAGAACTGAAAAAACAGGAGTTTGACAATCTATATGCAATTGCCAAAAATAGTTTTGGCTATCCCATCTTGAAAAAGATCGCATATATGAAAAAAAGTTATTTTACGGTGTCAGATTTGTCTAACGAACTTGATGTGAAAGAGAGTAAAGTCGCCGGATTTATTGGGGACATGGTTGGAAAATCAATAATCATAAAAGCAAAAGGAAGATTGTTCCGGCTTAAAGAGCCTCTTTTTCGAATATATTTAAAGTGGGTATTGTAG
- a CDS encoding nucleotidyltransferase domain-containing protein, with amino-acid sequence MKCQQVITLLSSCKKELKIRFGVTKLLLFGSTVRDTANDESDVDTLVAFDGSATSKRYFGLLF; translated from the coding sequence ATGAAGTGCCAGCAAGTCATTACTCTTTTATCTTCCTGTAAAAAAGAACTGAAGATTCGTTTCGGCGTGACCAAGCTGTTGCTGTTCGGCTCAACTGTACGCGATACAGCAAACGATGAGAGCGATGTAGACACCTTGGTCGCCTTTGACGGCTCTGCAACCTCTAAGCGATATTTCGGACTCCTGTTTTGA
- a CDS encoding PD-(D/E)XK nuclease family transposase — MRKLISFDWAMKKLLRSKANFEILEGFLSELLKEDIHILDVLESESNKEEYHDKFNRVDLKVNQDPGRDPDRHLCDHQAPPALDQRRPHGPVLFLHHP; from the coding sequence ATGAGAAAACTCATCAGCTTCGACTGGGCCATGAAAAAACTCCTGCGGAGCAAGGCCAATTTCGAGATCCTGGAAGGATTCCTCAGCGAACTTCTCAAAGAGGATATCCATATCCTTGATGTCCTGGAAAGTGAGAGCAATAAAGAAGAATATCACGACAAATTCAATCGGGTCGATCTGAAAGTCAATCAAGATCCCGGTAGAGATCCGGATCGGCACCTTTGCGATCACCAAGCCCCTCCTGCTCTGGATCAACGACGGCCTCATGGCCCTGTTCTTTTTCTTCATCACCCTTGA
- a CDS encoding Na+/H+ antiporter NhaA, translated as MLWINDGLMALFFFFITLELKREILPIFLALKKSDFCPPCGNSVKVLTCRRGWWYSGRERGVEGKLGSPS; from the coding sequence CTGCTCTGGATCAACGACGGCCTCATGGCCCTGTTCTTTTTCTTCATCACCCTTGAACTCAAAAGGGAGATCCTGCCGATTTTCCTCGCCTTAAAGAAATCAGACTTCTGTCCTCCATGCGGTAATTCGGTTAAGGTCTTAACATGCAGGCGAGGTTGGTGGTATAGTGGAAGAGAAAGAGGCGTTGAAGGGAAGCTCGGGAGCCCGTCGTAA
- a CDS encoding substrate-binding protein, translating into MQVKRSTLLLFFVSMVMLGMTSYASADSVRIGLNYPQTGPYSVQGKAQLDAARLAIQEINEQGGILGRKIELVMRDTQSKPDVSTKNVLELIDKENCEMIFGGSSSAVAIAGGKAAKSRGKLYFGTLTYSNTTTGEAAHKYMFRECYNAWMGAKALGKYLVEENLQGLKYFYITADYTWGKTTEESIRTFSMTTNKRRHLQRYVPFPGATYKELSDALVWAGAVKPDVLVLVLFGKDMSRALTILEERDMKKKFKAIVVPNLTLGMANEAGAEAMEGVIGALPWAWNVPYKYNYPQGKEFVEKFSKVYNSYPSSSAGSAYTILYQYKDAVERAGTFESKKVITALEGHAFVSLKDEQVWRAFDHQAVQTIYTVRCKPAEEVRQDRFKEDYFEILDKMDGDEAARTKEHWLKLREDADEPAELQF; encoded by the coding sequence ATGCAAGTGAAGAGATCGACGCTATTGTTGTTTTTTGTCAGCATGGTGATGTTAGGGATGACCAGCTACGCCTCTGCCGACTCTGTCAGAATAGGTCTTAATTATCCACAGACCGGCCCGTATTCAGTGCAGGGAAAAGCCCAGCTCGATGCGGCGCGATTAGCTATTCAGGAAATCAATGAGCAGGGCGGTATACTTGGGCGCAAGATTGAACTCGTCATGAGGGATACACAGTCGAAACCGGACGTATCAACCAAAAATGTGCTTGAACTTATTGATAAAGAAAACTGCGAGATGATCTTTGGAGGATCTTCTAGTGCAGTCGCGATAGCCGGTGGTAAGGCAGCAAAGTCAAGAGGGAAGTTGTATTTCGGCACCTTAACCTATTCCAACACCACCACAGGTGAAGCCGCCCATAAGTATATGTTTCGGGAGTGTTATAACGCATGGATGGGGGCCAAGGCCCTTGGGAAATATCTCGTGGAAGAGAACCTGCAAGGGTTGAAATATTTTTACATCACAGCTGATTATACTTGGGGAAAAACAACTGAGGAATCTATTCGCACCTTCAGTATGACAACCAATAAACGCAGACATCTCCAGCGGTATGTACCTTTTCCCGGAGCCACGTATAAAGAATTATCCGATGCCCTGGTATGGGCCGGGGCCGTTAAACCGGATGTCCTGGTGCTTGTCTTGTTCGGGAAAGATATGTCGCGCGCGCTTACCATACTTGAAGAACGCGATATGAAAAAAAAGTTTAAGGCCATAGTGGTGCCCAATCTTACCCTGGGTATGGCCAATGAAGCCGGCGCTGAGGCAATGGAGGGGGTTATCGGTGCCCTGCCGTGGGCCTGGAATGTGCCTTACAAATACAATTACCCTCAAGGAAAAGAGTTTGTTGAAAAATTTTCCAAGGTCTATAACAGTTATCCCTCCTCGTCGGCTGGATCTGCATATACTATTTTATATCAGTACAAAGATGCCGTTGAACGGGCTGGAACCTTTGAGAGTAAGAAAGTTATTACGGCCCTTGAAGGACATGCCTTTGTGTCTCTGAAAGATGAGCAGGTATGGAGAGCATTTGATCATCAGGCTGTTCAGACCATCTACACGGTCCGTTGTAAACCGGCTGAAGAGGTGCGCCAAGATCGATTTAAGGAGGATTACTTTGAAATCCTCGACAAAATGGATGGCGACGAAGCGGCACGTACCAAGGAGCATTGGCTGAAGCTTCGGGAAGATGCGGATGAGCCAGCCGAGCTTCAATTTTAA
- a CDS encoding efflux RND transporter periplasmic adaptor subunit, translated as MTSPTPKTLRGKSIWFILKNLPGLFFILLLLAAALLIGQRVSEQKSAREEELKNATAVEAPPTNVVVLELRPTVLRDKITLPGLIEPWTKLALMAKIGGSIEEIVVREGDHVKQGQLIARIEDKDYRIALDSAKAAYALAQADYTRNKTLRSKGISTQANLDEQRSTLRQSKSALENAELALSRCRITAPISGVINRLDAEVGMVVNQMMPAPIAEILQIDRVKAVVAVPEADVNAVRQLKEVGVDIRSLHNAQLQAQVHFLAPAPETLAHAYRLELALDNPDGQILPGMFLQANIIKQTKEQVVAVPLYTVISRNDEQFVYVVEEGVAHKRAVETGFTEGWQILIRKGLQLGEKVIIQGHRTVEDGQKVRVVKELTDVSAFMP; from the coding sequence ATGACATCACCCACCCCAAAGACCCTGCGCGGAAAGAGTATCTGGTTTATCCTGAAGAACCTGCCCGGCCTGTTCTTTATTCTTCTCCTGCTTGCGGCAGCCCTCTTGATCGGCCAACGGGTCAGCGAACAAAAGAGCGCCCGTGAAGAAGAACTGAAAAACGCCACAGCAGTGGAAGCGCCACCAACCAACGTGGTTGTTCTGGAACTCAGGCCGACTGTGCTACGAGATAAAATCACCTTGCCTGGCCTCATAGAGCCTTGGACAAAACTGGCATTGATGGCCAAGATAGGTGGCAGCATTGAAGAGATTGTGGTCCGGGAAGGCGATCATGTTAAACAGGGCCAGCTTATTGCCCGGATAGAGGATAAGGATTACCGCATTGCCCTGGACTCGGCCAAGGCCGCCTATGCCTTGGCCCAGGCCGATTATACGCGGAACAAGACCCTGCGCAGCAAGGGGATCTCCACCCAGGCCAATCTGGATGAACAGCGATCAACCCTGCGCCAGAGCAAGTCCGCCCTGGAAAACGCCGAGCTCGCCCTCTCCCGTTGTCGGATTACCGCCCCCATCTCCGGGGTGATCAACCGGCTTGACGCGGAGGTTGGGATGGTGGTCAACCAGATGATGCCTGCCCCCATTGCAGAGATCCTCCAGATCGACCGGGTCAAGGCGGTGGTTGCCGTACCCGAGGCCGATGTCAACGCGGTCAGACAACTCAAAGAGGTCGGGGTAGATATTCGTTCCCTGCACAATGCCCAGCTCCAGGCCCAGGTCCATTTCCTGGCCCCGGCACCGGAGACCCTGGCTCATGCCTACCGGCTGGAACTAGCCCTGGATAACCCGGACGGACAGATCCTGCCGGGCATGTTCCTCCAGGCCAATATTATCAAACAGACCAAAGAACAGGTTGTCGCGGTACCTCTGTACACGGTTATCTCCCGCAATGACGAGCAATTTGTCTATGTGGTGGAGGAAGGGGTAGCCCATAAGCGAGCAGTGGAAACCGGTTTTACCGAGGGTTGGCAAATCCTGATCCGCAAGGGACTCCAGCTCGGGGAGAAGGTCATCATCCAGGGCCACCGGACGGTGGAAGATGGCCAGAAGGTGCGGGTGGTCAAGGAACTCACGGATGTGAGCGCCTTCATGCCCTGA
- a CDS encoding TetR/AcrR family transcriptional regulator — MGVTKKLNVFFQNGIMAGLREQKKRATKAAIMEAAINLFGERGYESTSVSALAKAAGIGKGTIYSYFSSKNEILLAFCEEELAFIHDEIREKLDPKAPLAERMLLVLMSEFRFVTKNKEFGRTLVRELTFPKEITIEKSRMIEEQFLELFVSIFKEAQEKGQLRWDIELIITSGHFYGLYLMALSAWYSERLHSEDDVRESLELMIDQALTGLLPQETPAKGANQNNES, encoded by the coding sequence ATGGGTGTTACAAAAAAACTTAACGTATTTTTTCAAAACGGAATAATGGCAGGATTACGGGAACAAAAAAAAAGGGCCACCAAGGCCGCTATCATGGAAGCGGCAATCAACCTGTTCGGAGAACGGGGCTATGAAAGCACCAGCGTGTCGGCCCTGGCCAAGGCCGCAGGCATAGGAAAAGGAACCATCTACTCTTATTTCTCCTCAAAGAATGAGATCCTCTTGGCCTTCTGTGAAGAAGAACTCGCCTTTATCCATGATGAGATCCGGGAAAAACTCGATCCCAAGGCACCGCTGGCGGAAAGGATGCTGCTGGTCCTTATGAGCGAGTTCCGTTTTGTGACCAAGAACAAAGAATTTGGTCGAACCTTAGTCCGGGAACTGACCTTTCCCAAAGAGATCACCATCGAGAAATCACGGATGATTGAAGAACAGTTCCTTGAGCTCTTTGTCAGCATCTTCAAAGAAGCCCAGGAAAAAGGGCAGCTGCGGTGGGATATTGAGCTGATTATCACGAGCGGGCATTTTTACGGCCTGTACCTGATGGCCCTTTCGGCCTGGTACTCTGAACGCCTGCACAGTGAAGACGATGTCCGCGAGTCCCTGGAGCTGATGATTGATCAGGCCCTAACCGGGCTTCTTCCGCAAGAAACGCCTGCAAAGGGCGCAAACCAGAACAACGAATCATGA